TCTAATTCATTATACCAATCTTGTCCAAATTTTCTTATCAAAGCTTGTTTTACAAACTTGTAAACAGGCACTTGTAATTCTTTACCCAACGTACAAGCATCGTCGCAAATTTCCCATTTATCATAATTTACAGCAGAAAACTCACTGTAGTCTTTTATTCTAATCGGGTATAAATGACAAGAAACTGGTTTTTTCCAATCGATTTCTCCTTGGTTATATGCTTCTTCTATAGCGCAAAGGGCTGTTTTCTTTTCATCAAAAATAACATAAGCACAATCTGCACCATTAATTAAAGGAGTTTCTAACTCTCCCCACTCACTGGTAACCCAAGTACCTTCTTTTTCAATAACATCAATACCTTCTTTTCTTAAAAAAGGTTTTACTTTAGGATAAATATCTTCTAAAATTTTTGTCTCTTCTTTTTCTAAGGGAGCACCGGCGTCGCCATCTATACAACAAGCACCTTTACAAGCAGATAAATTGCAAACAAAATCTTTTTCGATAATATCTTCTGAAACTATAGTTTTTCCAAGTTGAAACATATCGCAAAAATAGTGTTATTTTTTTCTATAACTTTACGTTTTCCTAAACTAAGTTGCCTAATTTTGCAAAAATTATAAAAATTATGAATTTTATTTTTAAAGAAGCCTTTACTGCATTTATGGTTTTGTTTGCTGTGATAGATGTTATTGGTAATATTCCTATTATTATAGACTTACGAAAAAAAGCAGGTCATATTCAGTCTGAAAAAGCAGCTATAATTGCAGGGATTATTATGATTATTTTTTTGTTTTTAGGACAAAGTTTATTAAAATTAATAGGAATTGACGTACATTCATTTGCTGTAGCAGGTGCCTTTATACTTTTCTTTATTGCTTTAGAAATGATTTTAGGAATTACGCTTTATAAAGACAATGAAGACGACGTAAATGCTATTACGGCCTCTGTTTTTCCTTTAGCTTTCCCTTTAATTGCTGGCCCAGGTAGTTTAACAACCTTACTTTCTTTAAGAGCTGAGTTTCATTTAGAAAACATTATAGTTGCTGTTTTAGCAAACGTTCTTTTAATTTATTTTGTATTAAAAACATCTTCTAAAATAGAACGTATAATAGGTCCTAACGGAATTCAAATAATTAGAAAGATTTTTGGTGTAATTTTATTAGCTATTTCTGTAAAATTATTTGCAGCAAATATTAAAGTCCTTTTTATTTAAATGATTTTTGATGTTTTAATTATAGGAGGAGGCGTTTCTGCAATGCAATGTGCGTTGGTATTAGGTTCTGCAAAAAACAAAGCTTTTGCAGCCGATAAAAATATTGGAATTATTATGCACCAAAGAGCGTCTCATTTACAAGACGCATTATTTAATAACGTACTAGGTTTGCCTCCTAAAACTTTAGGAAAAGATATTCTAATTAAAGGTAAAGAACAACTTGCTACCTTATACCCAGATGTACAACAAATAGAAAACGAAAAAGTTTTATCTGTCTTAAATATTAAAAATGGCTACCAAATA
The nucleotide sequence above comes from Polaribacter butkevichii. Encoded proteins:
- a CDS encoding NAD(P)/FAD-dependent oxidoreductase, which gives rise to MIFDVLIIGGGVSAMQCALVLGSAKNKAFAADKNIGIIMHQRASHLQDALFNNVLGLPPKTLGKDILIKGKEQLATLYPDVQQIENEKVLSVLNIKNGYQITTNNATYSSKIVIVALNYSKPFTIEGLATFIEPHGSANTSKDRIQLKNKNHLIKDGLYCCGTIAGCRSQFAIAAGSGASVATEILTIWNNNIPTKIHDKV
- a CDS encoding MarC family protein — encoded protein: MNFIFKEAFTAFMVLFAVIDVIGNIPIIIDLRKKAGHIQSEKAAIIAGIIMIIFLFLGQSLLKLIGIDVHSFAVAGAFILFFIALEMILGITLYKDNEDDVNAITASVFPLAFPLIAGPGSLTTLLSLRAEFHLENIIVAVLANVLLIYFVLKTSSKIERIIGPNGIQIIRKIFGVILLAISVKLFAANIKVLFI
- a CDS encoding DUF3109 family protein, which produces MFQLGKTIVSEDIIEKDFVCNLSACKGACCIDGDAGAPLEKEETKILEDIYPKVKPFLRKEGIDVIEKEGTWVTSEWGELETPLINGADCAYVIFDEKKTALCAIEEAYNQGEIDWKKPVSCHLYPIRIKDYSEFSAVNYDKWEICDDACTLGKELQVPVYKFVKQALIRKFGQDWYNELEIVAEKHLKNM